The Mycolicibacterium hassiacum DSM 44199 genome includes a window with the following:
- a CDS encoding DUF3073 domain-containing protein, whose product MGRGRAKAKQTKVARELKYSSPQTDFERLQRELSGAANKGDVNGSDDNEDRWDDEDYWRR is encoded by the coding sequence ATGGGCCGCGGCCGGGCAAAGGCAAAGCAGACCAAGGTTGCTCGTGAGCTCAAGTACAGCTCACCGCAGACGGACTTCGAGCGGCTTCAACGGGAGCTGTCCGGTGCCGCCAACAAAGGCGATGTGAACGGCTCCGACGACAACGAAGACCGCTGGGACGACGAGGACTACTGGCGCCGCTGA